From the Sebastes umbrosus isolate fSebUmb1 chromosome 2, fSebUmb1.pri, whole genome shotgun sequence genome, one window contains:
- the zdhhc7 gene encoding palmitoyltransferase ZDHHC7: protein MQSSNHRLRDMEQHHPLLSPGADVETGSLAAGVMVGGPHAGHAAGNRSLWFIQDSCGMVCAGITWFLVLYAEFVVNFVMLLPGKNFWYSLLNGATFNSLAVLALASHMRTMMTDPGAVPKGNATKEYMESLQLKPGEVIYKCPKCCSIKPERAHHCSICKRCIRKMDHHCPWVNNCVGEKNQRFFVLFTMYIALISAHALGLSGMHFFTCIKVQWNECSDFSPGVSVLLLIFLCLEAILFLTFTAVMFGTQLHSICNDETEIERLKNEKPTWERRMRWDGMRAVFGGTPSLLWCNPFTGLRLRRLLLLTQGRLGGSEFSV from the exons ATGCAGTCTTCAAACCACCGACTGCGAGATATGGAGCAGCACCACCCGCTGCTGTCGCCAGGTGCAGATGTCGAGACAGGGAGCCTGGCAGCCGGGGTGATGGTTGGAGGTCCCCACGCTGGCCACGCGGCGGGGAACCGATCACTGTGGTTCATTCAGGACAGCTGTGGGATGGTGTGTGCAGGCATTACCTGGTTCCTGGTGCTGTATGCTGAATTTGTGGTGAACTTTGTCATGCTGCTGCCCGGCAAGAACTTCTGGTACTCGCTGTTGAACGGGGCCACCTTCAACTCCCTGGCTGTGCTTGCATTGGCCTCACATATGCGCACCATGATGACTGACCCG GGTGCGGTTCCTAAGGGCAACGCAACCAAGGAGTACATGGAGAGCTTACAGCTGAAGCCTGGCGAGGTCATCTACAAGTGCCCGAAGTGCTGCAGCATCAAGCCTGAAAGGGCACACCACTGCAG TATTTGTAAAAGATGTATCCGGAAGATGGATCACCACTGTCCCTGGGTCAATAACTGCGTAGGAGAAAAGAATCAGAGATTCTTTGTACTTTTCACT ATGTACATAGCTTTGATTTCTGCCCACGCCCTGGGCCTCAGTGGTATGCACTTCTTCACCTGTATTAAAGTCCAGTGGAACG AGTGCAGTGACTTCTCTCCAGGGgtgtctgtgctgctgctgatctTCCTCTGCCTCGAAgccatcctcttcctcacttTCACAGCTGTAATGTTTGGCACGCAGCTCCACTCCATCTGCAACGACGAGACG GAGATTGAACGTCTTAAAAATGAGAAGCCCACGTGGGAGCGTCGCATGAGATGGGACGGAATGAGAGCTGTGTTCGGGGGTACGCCCTCCCTGCTGTGGTGCAATCCATTCACAGGCCTGCGTCTGCGTCGCCTGTTGCTGTTGACTCAAGGTCGCCTTGGCGGGTCTGAGTTCTCTGTCTGA